Proteins encoded in a region of the Bactrocera tryoni isolate S06 chromosome 4, CSIRO_BtryS06_freeze2, whole genome shotgun sequence genome:
- the LOC120775698 gene encoding protein-lysine N-methyltransferase EEF2KMT has translation MKEDISSFIDTLKYQFLCCYPLHCIDWDAIPKELTWEEHKQLIENTALHPLNKKYPIKISYQLNFLKRLLEQLEKHCDEVHDIVYESYCAVQQRVAKDTTEKYAYKHYVQPVLDVSFTLRESKSFVAEGTTGLCSWQASIALADYLVQNIEFVREKCVLELGAGTGLCGMIALQCCGVRHMLLTDGSRECIELMMENVLRNFSAAHELTDGGYEIKGNLLNLCELEWGAVDQMNWPNGFSTDLILAADVVYDDTVFDSLTHAIDYVFKMRQDKCEMLLAATVRNEHTLNKFLNLLSTLDFQYVEKDVIPLNKCNFYWDRTTPVKIVHITRKS, from the exons ATGAAAGAAGACATATCTAGCTTCATCGATACGCTGAAGTATCAATTCCTGTGCTGCTATCCGCTACACTGTATCGACTGGGAT GCTATACCAAAAGAACTCACATGGGAAGAACACAAGCAGCTTATAGAAAACACGGCGCTGCACccacttaataaaaaatatcccATTAAAATAAGCTATCAACTAAATTTTCTAAAGCGCTTATTAGAGCAGCTGGAAAAACATTGTGACGAAGTACATGACATTGTGTACGAGAGCTACTGTGCTGTACAGCAACGTGTAGCTAAGGACACAACTGAAAAATATGCTTACAAGCACTATGTGCAACCGGTACTCGATGTCTCCTTTACCCTGCGCGAGTCCAAAAGCTTTGTGGCAGAAGGCACAACAGGCTTATGCAGCTGGCAGGCTTCCATAGCTTTAGCCGATTATCTGGtccaaaatattgaatttgtgCGTGAAAAGTGTGTACTAGAGTTAGGTGCTGGCACTGGCTTGTGTGGCATGATTGCGCTGCAGTGTTGCGGTGTGCGGCACATGCTGCTAACCGATGGAAGTCGCGAATGCATAGAACTTATGATGGAGAACGTCTTGCGAAATTTCAGCGCAGCCCATGAACTTACTGATGGTGGATAtgaaataaaaggaaatttattgaatttatgtgAATTGGAATGGGGCGCTGTCGACCAAATGAATTGGCCAAATGGATTTTCGACGGATTTGATATTGGCTGCGGACGTAGTATACGACGACACAGTATTCGATTCTCTAACACACGCAATTgattatgtttttaaaatgaGGCAAGACAAATGTGAAATGTTACTTGCTGCCACAGTACGAAACGAACACAcgcttaacaaatttttaaatttgcttt CTACATTGGATTTCCAGTATGTGGAGAAGGATGTGATACCTTTAAACAAGTGCAACTTCTATTGGGATCGGACAACACCtgtaaaaattgttcatattacACGTAAAAGCTAA
- the LOC120775697 gene encoding uncharacterized protein LOC120775697, whose protein sequence is MANKIANLWENFVNKFFLFAPTFVVCLTFLPCGLIFGYTICSLIAERNVNAGLIEYGPMIFGGCTGFVIALIMFLVKFLKGRIIFWHIPILLCAGVSNLLASCFYFANDMDTAGAFISYFAYSLNYIAGLSFLHTTLHKRSRSIMLALAFCIFLLGTAAAVSLIGTSYTKPDDTGNTSTNEVPDGLYVGFAGLYLSISIVILGVLIGLKVLDFYGVVDCQNILDNEFRIANSNGSIFDKRKDIIKRVKFLYVTKNQQWNVTLVVLFTEAIQYALFVYYIFWFVMNPGIRLTPVDNVDAMLWVVFAGSAVCVLAMVFFSVKVTFVANEICLIILTILSMIICSSVDTKLPLWFILLFFGLSFCNLQISIVEVSHFRFTELLFFVSYSAKLLSTSMVYYYFVSNSKNSFFYADDPSTIMAQGFVYLIITALVALVVGVKVPRTYCMTLFEIQYDLLGVIFKQHEIEQLDVTCLHDGSIPTISAHAHY, encoded by the exons ATGGcgaataaaattgcaaatttgtGGGAGAATTTCGTCAACAAATTCTTCCTGTTCGCACCGACCTTTGTGG TGTGTTTAACCTTCCTGCCATGCGGCCTCATATTCGGCTACACGATATGCTCGCTGATCGCAGAACGCAACGTCAACGCCGGGCTCATCGAGTACGGTCCAATGATATTTGGCGGTTGCACCGGCTTCGTCATTGCGCTCATCatgtttttggtgaaattccTCAAGGGACGCATCATATTTTGGCATATTCCGATTCTGCTGTGCGCGGGCGTTAGCAATTTGCTGGCGAGCTGTTTCTACTTTGCTAATGACATGG ACACAGCTGGCGCTTTCATCTCCTACTTCGCGTATAGCTTGAACTACATAGCTGGCTTGAGCTTCCTGCACACAACGCTACATAAACGCAGCCGTTCCATAATGCTCGCGCttgcattttgcatttttctacTTGGCACCGCCGCGGCGGTTAGCCTTATTGGCACCAGCTACACGAAGCCTGACGACACAGGCAATACAAGCACCAATGAAGTGCCGGATGGACTCTATGTGGGTTTCGCTGGTCTCTACTTATCCATTTCGATTGTGATTTTGGGCGTACTCATCGGTTTGAAGGTTTTGGATTTTTATGGCGTTGTCGATTGTCAGAATATTTTGGATAATGAATTTCGCATTGCCAACTCCAACGGCAGCATATTTGATAAGCGTAAGGATATCATTAAGCGTGTCAAGTTTCTTTATGTCACTAAAAATCAACAATGGAACGTCACGCTGGTTGTGCTCTTCACCGAAGCGATACAGTATGCGCTCTTTGTATACTATATCTTCTGGTTTGTTATGAATCCAGGCATACGGCTAACGCCAGTGGACAATGTGGACGCTATGTTGTGGGTGGTGTTCGCCGGTTCGGCTGTATGTGTGCTGGCCATGGTTTTCTTTAGTGTGAAAGTCACGTTTGTAGCAAATGAGATTTGtctaataattttaacaatacTGAGCATGATCATATGCTCATCGGTGGATACGAAATTACCACTTTGGTTCATACTACTTTTCTTTGGTTTATCATTTTGTAATTTGCAAATTTCCATTGTGGAAGTCTCGCATTTTCGCTTTACCGAGTTGCTTTTCTTCGTGTCGTATTCGGCGAAGTTGCTAAGTACCAGCATGGTGTACTACTATTTCGTCTCCAATtcgaaaaattcatttttctaCGCAGACGATCCGAGCACGATTATGGCGCAGGGCTTTGTGTACCTCATAATCACAGCACTGGTTGCACTCGTGGTGGGCGTAAAGGTGCCGCGCACCTATTGCATGACACTGTTCGAAATACAATACGATTTGCTGGGCGTAATATTCAAACAACACGAGATTGAGCAGCTGGATGTGACGTGTCTGCACGATGGCTCGATCCCGACGATAAGTGCTCATGCACATTATTGA
- the LOC120775500 gene encoding uncharacterized protein LOC120775500 translates to MYHFPDIFVFLCLFASGCFFGYYCKHAYVYDNLWVHWHAILGGVVAVALAGGLTLRKYLKRQQSYDHFYVIFYGLICYLISCCFMLTGNLNICFYFGFIGIGTTLIPCYSYISLRSSSRGLRPARIAFGNALHFAGFTVGFSVFNEFEPIYCGWIYLVISLFMLAGVVVNEVLQHLGVHNYKVSFDLAFNLLNEEKLVFLPNKSIYALFVGRDDYYVQRNRQWWVVGVAAVLMLERALLYSASYLQLAWSSTFAYMATQYLYGPYVLYTFGCALGSALMARYKPKLLYLMFGVIKITALSALLGVYDENATEQCFYFLCFYYTCIGVYSSVVFQLVLECTPLLYTELALAVAYVIELLVLEVLKYETLADDNWQELLGIGIFNILLTAACIGLVCIFVPRSRGLIEMRNKLMGVRRRRPSTPPQTKLWNTNYFVYHDLQPDDVRCVKLDGNRVFQQYPKESVASEEPPKIGERLASICSGKKSFY, encoded by the exons ATGTACCATTTTCCAGATATTTTTG ttttcctGTGCTTATTCGCGAGTGGCTGCTTCTTCGGCTATTACTGCAAGCATGCCTACGTCTACGACAATCTGTGGGTGCATTGGCACGCCATACTAGGTGGCGTTGTAGCTGTGGCCTTGGCGGGCGGCTTAACTTTGCGCAAATATTTAAAACGCCAGCAGAGTTATGATCACTTCTATGTGATTTTCTACGGTCTGATATGCTACCTTATCAGTTGTTGCTTCATGCTGACGGGCAACTTAA ATATTTGCTTTTACTTCGGCTTCATCGGCATTGGCACTACGCTCATTCCCTGCTACAGCTACATCAGTTTGCGCAGTTCGTCGCGTGGCCTGCGCCCGGCGCGCATAGCATTTGGGAATGCACTGCACTTCGCCGGCTTCACGGTGGGCTTTAGCGTATTCAACGAGTTCGAACCGATCTATTGCGGTTGGATCTATTTGGTCATTTCGCTCTTCATGCTCGCCGGTGTCGTTGTGAACGAGGTGCTCCAACATTTGGGTGTGCACAATTATAAGGTATCCTTCGATCTGGCTTTCAATCTGCTGAATGAGGAGAAACTTGTGTTTCTGCCGAACAAATCGATCTATGCGCTATTTGTGGGTCGTGATGACTACTATGTGCAGCGCAATCGTCAATGGTGGGTTGTGGGCGTGGCTGCCGTGTTGATGTTGGAGCGTGCGCTGCTATACTCAGCGTCGTACCTGCAGCTGGCTTGGAGCTCCACTTTTGCATATATGGCAACGCAGTATTTGTACGGTCCATACGTGCTCTACACGTTCGGTTGTGCGTTGGGTAGCGCCTTGATGGCACGTTACAAGCCGAAATTGTTGTACCTAATGTTTGGCGTTATCAAAATTACGGCGCTCTCTGCGTTGCTGGGTGTTTATGACGAAAATGCCACAGAGCAATGTTTCTACTTTCTGTGCTTCTACTATACCTGCATCGGCGTGTATTCTAGCGTGGTTTTCCAACTAGTGCTCGAATGTACGCCTTTGCTCTACACCGAATTGGCGCTCGCTGTAGCTTACGTTATAGAACTGCTCGTCTTGGAAGTCTTAAAGTACGAAACGTTGGCAGATGACAATTGGCAAGAGTTGCTGGGAATCGGTATATTCAATATACTTTTAACTGCAGCCTGCATTGgacttgtatgtatttttgtgccGCGCTCACGTGGTCTCATTGAAATGCGTAATAAACTGATGGGTGTGAGACGGCGCCGACCTTCGACGCCACCACAAACCAAGCTATGGAATACGAATTATTTTGTGTACCACGATCTACAACCGGACGATGTGCGTTGCGTGAAGTTAGATGGCAATCGTGTATTTCAGCAGTACCCGAAAGAATCAGTGGCGAGCGAGGAGCCGCCTAAGATAGGTGAGCGCCTTGCAAGTATTTGTTCAGGGAAGAAAAGTTTCTATTGA
- the LOC120775456 gene encoding heparan sulfate glucosamine 3-O-sulfotransferase 6 — protein MFVMNWFNNLSNRSLAITLLICISLIYVSYTFNSCLLTSISRTFQKNPFRGLLFTDDELTVTTTTPPPTKLDTSNDSVSVVGVASKHTQEALSLRNHGSSVVHIATLSGSNNNTNNNNNNASNPPQEAADGSPKYRFLRQQGLHPSRHLPDTLIIGVKKSGTRALLEFIRLHPDVRAAGCEVHFFDRHYQRGLRWYRHHMPYTIEGQITMEKTPSYFVTKEVPQRVHQMNAATKLLIVVRDPVTRAISDYTQAASKKSDMKRFEDLAFVNGSFAVVDTAWGPVKIGVYSRYLEKWLKYFPLSQLLFISGERLIMDPAYEIGRVQDFLGLKRVVTEKHFYFNATKGFPCLFKSEARSTPHCLGKTKGRNHPHIEEAAIERLREFYRPFNNKFYQMTGINFAWP, from the exons ATGTTTGTCATGAACTGGTTCAACAATCTCAGTAATCGCAGTTTGGCGATAACGCTGCTAATTTGCATATCCCTAATATATGTATCATATACATTCAATTCGTGCCTATTAACAAGCATTAGTCGGACATTCCAAAAG AATCCATTTCGCGGCCTACTTTTTACCGATGACGAGCTCACCGTTACTACTACAACACCGCCACCCACGAAGCTAGATACTTCAAATGACAGCGTTAGTGTCGTCGGTGTGGCATCGAAACATACACAGGAAGCTTTAAGCTTAAGAAATCACGGTTCATCCGTTGTACATATTGCGACGTTAAGTGGTTCaaataacaacaccaacaacaacaacaacaatgcaagcaATCCGCCACAGGAAGCTGCTGACGGTTCACCGAAATATCGTTTCCTACGTCAACAAGGTTTGCATCCGTCGCGTCATCTGCCCGACACGCTCATCATTGGCGTGAAGAAGAGCGGCACACGCGCGCTACTTGAATTCATACGTCTGCATCCGGATGTACGCGCCGCCGGCTGTGAGGTGCATTTTTTTGATCGTCACTATCAGCGTGGTCTGCGCTGGTATCGCCACCACATGCCCTACACCATTGAGGGTCAAATAACAATGGAGAAGACGCCGAGCTATTTTGTGACAAAAGAGGTGCCGCAGCGGGTGCATCAAATGAATGCGGCGACAAA GCTGTTAATTGTTGTGCGCGATCCTGTGACACGAGCCATATCCGACTATACGCAAGCGGCCAGCAAGAAATCGGATATGAAACGTTTCGAAGATTTAGCCTTCGTCAACGGCTCGTTCGCGGTAGTGGACACCGCTTGGGGACCGGTCAAAATAGGTGTATACTCGCGTTATCTGGAGAAGTGGTTGAAATACTTTCCGCTCTCGCAATTGCTCTTCATAAGCGGCGAACGGCTTATTATGGATCCTGCCTATGAGATTGGACGTGTACAAGACTTCTTGGGTCTCAAACGCGTCGTGACTGAGAAACATTTTTACTTTAACGCCACCAAAGGTTTCCCCTGTCTATTCAAGTCGGAAGCGCGTTCCACGCCACATTGTTTGGGCAAGACGAAAGGACGCAATCATCCGCACATAGAGGAAGCTGCCATCGAACGTTTGCGCGAATTCTATCGACCgttcaacaacaaattttaccAAATGACCGGCATCAATTTCGCTTGGCCCTAA